In the genome of Rhodamnia argentea isolate NSW1041297 chromosome 3, ASM2092103v1, whole genome shotgun sequence, one region contains:
- the LOC125314176 gene encoding L-type lectin-domain containing receptor kinase IX.1-like yields MPPNLYLSPMLPNHDPSGDCGQATYSREVHLWDKAAGNAADFTAQFVFGMESQNRNTSGDRLAFFDAPPGSAVSCDLGGECRGLPKGSFVANRVDTFKNPWDGDVPHVGIDLNNIRSAANVTVTWLNGTMDGRLVNASITYDSKAKNWSVILVDANGNSNNSVSLHYAPLDLSEYLPEWVDVGFSAATGAAYEFHMVHSWEFSSSLRLWPEKTALSLLQWLLIAIGSIGILAVIILASFAWVRYRPKGNRPYPISDLPEGDNGPKTTKGNGSRPGEVEEAGHRSVKLTEELENFCGPKKFSYEELTTATDSFAQGRILGKGGFGMVYEGHIRDGRTRIAVKIIKPNSHQGKKEYVSEVMSLSQLRHKNLVQLIGYCHEADNLALVYEFMRGGSLEDHLFNSRTLLTWERRYNIAWGLASGLHYLHEQCNQCVIHRDIKSSNTMLDEKLNAKLGDFGLARLVDHARGPDTTELIGTPGYLAPECYQTGKGTKESDIYGFGVVLLEIVCGKRVFDSELAEQSLGLVQWVWKLYGWRSWSRTRRWHRNFLGAVDKRLGKDFDGKQAEALMIVGLWCAHPVAASRPSVEAAMSVLDLKAEPPKLPSKMPVFNI; encoded by the coding sequence ATGCCCCCTAACCTATATCTCAGCCCAATGCTACCGAACCATGACCCGAGCGGGGATTGCGGGCAAGCTACGTATTCCAGGGAAGTGCATCTTTGGGACAAGGCCGCAGGGAATGCGGCAGATTTCACTGCCCAGTTTGTATTCGGCATGGAATCTCAAAATAGGAACACTTCCGGCGACAGGTTGGCTTTCTTTGATGCTCCTCCGGGCTCGGCCGTGTCATGTGACTTGGGAGGAGAATGTCGAGGTCTCCCCAAGGGTTCTTTCGTCGCGAACAGGGTTGACACTTTCAAGAATCCCTGGGATGGGGATGTGCCACATGTTGGTATAGATTTAAACAACATCAGGTCCGCAGCCAATGTCACCGTCACATGGTTGAACGGAACCATGGATGGCCGATTGGTTAATGCTTCGATAACATACGACTCAAAGGCGAAAAATTGGAGCGTTATCTTGGTGGATGCTAATGGGAATTCCAATAACTCAGTCAGTCTTCACTATGCCCCACTAGACTTAAGTGAGTATTTGCCAGAGTGGGTCGATGTTGGTTTCTCAGCTGCGACTGGAGCTGCATATGAGTTTCACATGGTCCACTCATGGGAATTTAGCTCCAGTTTGCGCCTTTGGCCGGAAAAGACTGCTTTATCTTTGTTGCAGTGGCTGCTCATAGCCATCGGCAGCATCGGTATATTGGCAGTGATCATTCTCGCTTCATTTGCCTGGGTACGTTATAGGCCAAAAGGCAACCGTCCATACCCGATCAGTGATTTGCCAGAGGGAGATAATGGACCTAAGACAACCAAAGGGAACGGATCGAGACCGGGAGAGGTGGAGGAAGCTGGCCATCGTAGCGTGAAATTAACTGAAGAGCTCGAGAATTTCTGTGGACCCAAGAAGTTCTCCTATGAAGAGTTGACGACCGCGACCGATTCTTTCGCACAGGGCAGGATCTTGGGGAAAGGCGGTTTCGGGATGGTGTACGAAGGGCACATAAGAGACGGTCGCACAAGGATCGCTGTAAAGATAATAAAACCCAATTCACACCAAGGGAAAAAGGAGTATGTATCCGAGGTGATGTCGTTAAGCCAACTTAGGCACAAAAACTTGGTGCAACTCATAGGCTACTGTCACGAGGCGGATAACTTGGCCCTGGTTTACGAGTTCATGAGAGGAGGTAGCTTGGAGGATCATCTGTTTAACAGCAGAACCTTGTTGACGTGGGAAAGGAGGTATAACATCGCCTGGGGACTGGCCTCGGGGCTGCACTACCTGCACGAACAATGCAATCAATGCGTGATCCACAGGGATATCAAATCCAGCAACACTATGCTCGATGAAAAGCTCAACGCCAAATTGGGAGATTTCGGATTGGCCAGGCTGGTCGACCATGCCAGAGGGCCAGACACAACCGAATTGATAGGAACACCGGGTTACTTGGCTCCGGAATGCTATCAAACAGGTAAGGGAACTAAGGAATCCGACATCTACGGTTTCGGAGTGGTCCTTTTGGAAATAGTATGTGGGAAAAGAGTCTTCGACTCGGAACTAGCAGAGCAAAGCCTCGGCCTCGTTCAGTGGGTTTGGAAGCTTTATGGGTGGCGGAGCTGGAGCCGGACCAGGCGCTGGCACAGGAATTTTCTCGGTGCAGTGGACAAAAGGCTCGGCAAGGATTTCGACGGGAAACAGGCGGAGGCCTTGATGATTGTGGGGCTGTGGTGTGCTCATCCCGTTGCTGCGTCTCGGCCTTCGGTCGAAGCGGCAATGTCCGTCTTGGACTTGAAAGCAGAGCCTCCCAAGCTCCCCTCGAAGATGCCAGTCTTCAACATATAA
- the LOC115746457 gene encoding uncharacterized protein LOC115746457, with the protein MIKLTVTNYAIWRYKMEDHLYIKGLQRPIKTRMPPKGLVKTPALVPKAPIAREVGEDSSKTLKFTAEEEEEEDEWTTLNKRCVATVGKWLDHSIFEKFTQEDKAYVLWRNLEWTYAGISKHNKLDKKESYMEYKDGTNDLRSRNLSVLLMDADGNSSNSVSLYHAPLSLRDYLPESVDVGFSTATHGNLGPVYRSRHDRILGKGGFGMVYAGHIRDGRTRIAVKIINPDSHKGTKEYASEVMSLSQLRHKNLMQLMGYCHEANNFALVYEFLRGVSFEDRSLRAE; encoded by the exons ATGATCAAGCTCACGGTTACAAATTATGCAATATGGAGGTACAAGATGGAGGATCATCTGTACATCAAAGGCCTGCAAAGGCCGATCAAGACAAGAATGCCTCCAAAGGGTTTGGTAAAGACTCCGGCACTAGTCCCCAAAGCACCAATAGCTAGAGAGGTAGGAGAAGACTCCTCAAAAACCTTGAAATTcacagcagaagaagaagaggaggaggatgagtgGACTACCCTCAACAAAAGATGTGTTGCCACCGTCGGAAAGTGGCTTGATCATAGCATCTTTGAAAAATTCACCCAAGAAGACAAGGCTTATGTTTTATGGAGAAATCTGGAATGGACATACGCGGGGATCTCAAAACATAACAAGCTTGATAAAAAGGAGTCGTACATGGAGTACAAAGATGGAACAAAT GACTTACGTTCAAGAAATTTGAGCGTCTTGTTGATGGATGCTGATGGGAATTCAAGTAACTCAGTCAGTCTTTACCATGCCCCACTCAGCTTAAGGGACTATTTGCCAGAGTCGGTGGATGTTGGTTTCTCAACTGCCACTCATGGGAATTTAGGTCCCGTTTACAGGTCCAGAC ATGATAGGATTTTGGGGAAAGGAGGTTTCGGGATGGTGTACGCAGGGCACATAAGAGACGGTCGCACAAGGATCGCGGTGAAGATAATAAATCCTGATTCGCACAAAGGGACAAAGGAGTATGCATCCGAGGTGATGTCGTTAAGCCAACTTAGGCACAAAAACTTGATGCAACTTATGGGCTACTGTCACGAGGCGAATAACTTCGCTCTGGTGTACGAATTCTTGAGAGGAGTTAGCTTCGAGGACAGATCTTTAAGGGCAGAATAA